One region of Syngnathus scovelli strain Florida chromosome 15, RoL_Ssco_1.2, whole genome shotgun sequence genomic DNA includes:
- the fam76b gene encoding protein FAM76B isoform X2 → MATSALYACTKCNQRYPFEELSQGQQLCKECRIAHPIVKCTYCRSEFQQESKTNTICKKCAQNVKQFGTPKPCQYCNIIAAFIGTKCQRCTNSEKKYGPPQTCEQCKQQCAFDRKEEGRRKVDGKLLCWLCTLSYRRVLQKTKEQRKGFGSSNSSSLNEKDSRQQHHHHQQRHSGSHHKLSGSLSPEQEQGLWKQSHKSSSIQKETPKKKPKLELKPSNGDSSITQSMDSGGTDNFILISQLKEEVMSLKRLLQQRDQTILDKERKLTELKADFQYQESNMRVKMNQMEKAHKESMEQQQAKNRELMKQVAALSKGKKFDRTGSSLLLP, encoded by the exons ATGGCAACGTCGGCTCTGTACGCCTGTACAAAGTGTAACCAGCGGTATCCGTTCGAGGAGCTTTCGCAAGGCCAGCAGCTGTGCAAG GAGTGTCGCATCGCACACCCAATTGTGAAGTGCACCTACTGCAGATCCGAGTTTCAGCAGGAAAG taaaACCAACACTATTTGCAAGAAATGTGCCCAGAACGTCAAACAGTTTGGAACA CCCAAACCGTGTCAATACTGTAACATTATTGCAGCGTTTATTGGGACAAAGTGCCAACGTTGTACAaactcagaaaaaaaatatgggcCGCCTCAAACCTGCGAGCAGTGCAAGCAGCAGTGTGCCTTTGACCGCAAGGAGGAAGGCAGGAGAAAG GTGGATGGAAAACTGCTGTGCTGGCTCTGCACACTGTCCTATCGTCGTGTTCTGCAGAAAaccaaggagcagaggaaaggtTTTGGCTCCTCTAACTCCTCATCCCTGAACGAGAAAGACTCAAGGCAGCAACATCACCATCAccaacaaagacacagcggctcTCACCACAA ACTGAGTGGGAGCTTGAGTCCTGAGCAGGAGCAAGGATTGTGGAAGCAGAG CCATAAATCATCTTCAATCCAAAAAGAGACTCCAAAGAAGAAACCAAAACTGGAGTTGAAGCCATCAAATGGTGACAG TTCCATCACCCAGTCCATGGATTCAGGAGGAACTGACAACTTCATTCTTATCAGCCAACTGAAAGAAGAGGTGATGTCGCTAAAGAGACTCCTACAACAACGGGACCAGACCATCCTCGACAAGGAACGAAAG CTAACGGAGCTGAAAGCCGACTTTCAGTACCAAGAGTCCAACATGAGAGTCAAGATGAACCAAATGGAGAAAGCACACAAGGAGTCGATGGAACAGCAGCAG GCGAAGAACCGAGAGCTGATGAAACAAGTGGCCGCGCTGTCCAAAGGTAAAAAGTTTGATCGGACAGGAAGTTCACTGCTGCTGCCCTAA
- the fam76b gene encoding protein FAM76B isoform X1, translating into MATSALYACTKCNQRYPFEELSQGQQLCKECRIAHPIVKCTYCRSEFQQESKTNTICKKCAQNVKQFGTPKPCQYCNIIAAFIGTKCQRCTNSEKKYGPPQTCEQCKQQCAFDRKEEGRRKVDGKLLCWLCTLSYRRVLQKTKEQRKGFGSSNSSSLNEKDSRQQHHHHQQRHSGSHHKLSGSLSPEQEQGLWKQSHKSSSIQKETPKKKPKLELKPSNGDSSSITQSMDSGGTDNFILISQLKEEVMSLKRLLQQRDQTILDKERKLTELKADFQYQESNMRVKMNQMEKAHKESMEQQQAKNRELMKQVAALSKGKKFDRTGSSLLLP; encoded by the exons ATGGCAACGTCGGCTCTGTACGCCTGTACAAAGTGTAACCAGCGGTATCCGTTCGAGGAGCTTTCGCAAGGCCAGCAGCTGTGCAAG GAGTGTCGCATCGCACACCCAATTGTGAAGTGCACCTACTGCAGATCCGAGTTTCAGCAGGAAAG taaaACCAACACTATTTGCAAGAAATGTGCCCAGAACGTCAAACAGTTTGGAACA CCCAAACCGTGTCAATACTGTAACATTATTGCAGCGTTTATTGGGACAAAGTGCCAACGTTGTACAaactcagaaaaaaaatatgggcCGCCTCAAACCTGCGAGCAGTGCAAGCAGCAGTGTGCCTTTGACCGCAAGGAGGAAGGCAGGAGAAAG GTGGATGGAAAACTGCTGTGCTGGCTCTGCACACTGTCCTATCGTCGTGTTCTGCAGAAAaccaaggagcagaggaaaggtTTTGGCTCCTCTAACTCCTCATCCCTGAACGAGAAAGACTCAAGGCAGCAACATCACCATCAccaacaaagacacagcggctcTCACCACAA ACTGAGTGGGAGCTTGAGTCCTGAGCAGGAGCAAGGATTGTGGAAGCAGAG CCATAAATCATCTTCAATCCAAAAAGAGACTCCAAAGAAGAAACCAAAACTGGAGTTGAAGCCATCAAATGGTGACAG CAGTTCCATCACCCAGTCCATGGATTCAGGAGGAACTGACAACTTCATTCTTATCAGCCAACTGAAAGAAGAGGTGATGTCGCTAAAGAGACTCCTACAACAACGGGACCAGACCATCCTCGACAAGGAACGAAAG CTAACGGAGCTGAAAGCCGACTTTCAGTACCAAGAGTCCAACATGAGAGTCAAGATGAACCAAATGGAGAAAGCACACAAGGAGTCGATGGAACAGCAGCAG GCGAAGAACCGAGAGCTGATGAAACAAGTGGCCGCGCTGTCCAAAGGTAAAAAGTTTGATCGGACAGGAAGTTCACTGCTGCTGCCCTAA
- the mtmr2 gene encoding myotubularin-related protein 2 isoform X2 has product MEKSGSMDSLGSKQSSSRHPSVDSLSSSERSAQVKPSSAMLSETATSAEFSPEIRVKAKIHAKVLRDSDKEEPQLLPNEVVQDMAQDITYFCPFTGAVRGILTVSNYRLFFKCMDREPSFVLDLPLGVVSRVEKIGSASSRGDVSYGLVCKDMRNLRFAHKQLDDTLRKSIFEVLMKFAFPVSNGLQIFAFQYGQVFPENGWKVYDAVSEYKRQGIPNESWRITKVNDHYELCDTYPSTMAVPVNIPDEELKRIAAFRAKGRIPVLSWIHPESQATVTRCSQPMVGVNGKRSKEDEKYLQAIMDANAQSHKLFIFDARPSVNAAANKMKGGGYESEDAYQNAELVFLDIHNIHVMRESLRKLKDIVYPNIEDSHWLSNLESTHWLEHIKLILAGALRIADKVESGKTSVVVHCSDGWDRTAQLTSLAMLMLDAHYRTIRGFQVLLEKEWLSFGHRFQLRIGHGDKNHTDADRSPVFIQFVDCVWQLTRQFPAAFEFNEYFLVTILEHLYSCLFGTFLCNSEQQRLKEEIPKRTVSLWSYINSQLEEFTNPLYVNFSNHVLFPVVSLRHLELWVGYYIRWNPRMRPQEPVHQRHKELLAKRAELQKRVDELQREVTNRSASSSSERAGSPTRSITPVQTFV; this is encoded by the exons ATGGAGAAGAGTGGAAGTATGGACAGTTTGGGCTCGAAGCAATCCTCTTCTCGACATCCGAGTGTTGATTCATTGTCCAG TTCTGAGCGTTCGGCCCAGGTTAAACCTTCCTCTGCCATGTTGTCTGAGACGGCCACCTCAGCGGAGTTCTCCCCAGAAATCAGG gtCAAGGCCAAAATTCATGCAAAG GTTTTACGAGATTCTGATAAAGAGGAACCACAGTTGCTTCCAAATGAAGTTGTGCAAGATATGG CACAAGACATCACCTATTTCTGTCCTTTCACCGGAGCAGTACGTGGAATACTGACCGTTAGCAACTATAGGCTCTTCTTCAAATGCATGGACAGG GAGCCTTCTTTTGTGCTTGATCTGCCTCTTGGGGTTGTGAGTCGGGTGGAGAAGATTGGCAGTGCGTCAAGCCGCGGCGATGTGTCCTATGGCCTTGTCTGCAAG GATATGCGCAATCTGCGATTTGCTCACAAACAATTGGACGACACTCTGAGGAAGTCCATTTTCGAAGTGTTGATGAAATTCGCATTTCCTGTCTCCAATGGACTG CAAATATTTGCCTTTCAATACGGACAAGTGtttcctgaaaatggatggaaggtGTACGATGCAGTGTCGGAATACAAAAGACAG GGCATTCCCAATGAAAGTTGGAGGATTACAAAGGTCAACGATCACTACGAACTGTGTGACACCTACCCGTCAACGATGGCTGTTCCGGTCAACATTCCAGATGAGGAGCTGAAGAGAATAGCCGCCTTTCGGGCAAAGGGAAGGATACCT GTGCTGTCCTGGATCCATCCAGAGAGCCAGGCAACGGTGACACGTTGCAGCCAGCCTATGGTTGGAGTGAACGGGAAACGGAGCAAAGAGGATGAAAAATACCTGCAGGCAATCATGGATGCCAACGCACAGTCGCATAAGCTCTTCATTTTTGATGCTAGACCGAGTGTGAATGCCGCTGCTAACAAG ATGAAAGGTGGTGGATATGAAAGTGAGGACGCTTATCAAAATGCTGAGTTGGTGTTCTTGGATATTCACAACATCCATGTGATGAGAGAGTCACTCCGCAAGCTGAAGGATATTGTCTACCCCAACATTGAGGATTCGCACTGGCTTTCAAATCTGGAGTCCACTCACTGGCTTGAGCACATCAAG TTGATCCTGGCAGGAGCACTGCGCATCGCAGACAAGGTGGAGTCCGGCAAAACGTCGGTGGTGGTGCACTGCAGCGACGGCTGGGACCGCACGGCGCAGCTCACCTCGCTGGCCATGCTCATGCTGGACGCTCACTACCGAACCATTCGCGGATTCCAGGTGCTGCTGGAGAAAGAATGGCTGAGCTTTGGCCACCGTTTCCAGCTG CGTATCGGCCATGGCGATAAGAACCACACGGACGCGGATCGCTCCCCcgtttttattcagtttgtcGACTGTGTGTGGCAGTTGACTCGTCAG TTTCCTGCAGCTTTTGAGTTCAATGAATACTTCCTGGTGACCATCTTGGAACATCTGTACAGCTGCTTGTTCGGGACATTCCTGTGTAATAGCGAACAGCAGAGACTGAAGGAA GAGATTCCAAAGAGGACAGTGTCCTTGTGGTCGTACATCAACAGCCAGCTGGAGGAGTTCACCAATCCTTTGTACGTCAACTTCTCCAATCATGTGCTGTTCCCTGTTGTCAGTTTACGCCACCTAGAGCTCTGGGTGGGCTACTATATACGTTGGAACCCTCGTATGAGGCCTCAG GAACCTGTTCATCAGCGCCACAAGGAGCTGCTAGCAAAGCGCGCCGAGCTGCAGAAGAGAGTGGACGAGCTGCAGCGAGAAGTGACTAATCGCTCGGCGTCCTCTTCTTCGGAGCGGGCGGGCTCGCCAACGCGGTCCATCACCCCAGTACAGACCTTTGTTTGA
- the mtmr2 gene encoding myotubularin-related protein 2 isoform X1: protein MEKSGSMDSLGSKQSSSRHPSVDSLSSSERSAQVKPSSAMLSETATSAEFSPEIRVKAKIHAKQVLRDSDKEEPQLLPNEVVQDMAQDITYFCPFTGAVRGILTVSNYRLFFKCMDREPSFVLDLPLGVVSRVEKIGSASSRGDVSYGLVCKDMRNLRFAHKQLDDTLRKSIFEVLMKFAFPVSNGLQIFAFQYGQVFPENGWKVYDAVSEYKRQGIPNESWRITKVNDHYELCDTYPSTMAVPVNIPDEELKRIAAFRAKGRIPVLSWIHPESQATVTRCSQPMVGVNGKRSKEDEKYLQAIMDANAQSHKLFIFDARPSVNAAANKMKGGGYESEDAYQNAELVFLDIHNIHVMRESLRKLKDIVYPNIEDSHWLSNLESTHWLEHIKLILAGALRIADKVESGKTSVVVHCSDGWDRTAQLTSLAMLMLDAHYRTIRGFQVLLEKEWLSFGHRFQLRIGHGDKNHTDADRSPVFIQFVDCVWQLTRQFPAAFEFNEYFLVTILEHLYSCLFGTFLCNSEQQRLKEEIPKRTVSLWSYINSQLEEFTNPLYVNFSNHVLFPVVSLRHLELWVGYYIRWNPRMRPQEPVHQRHKELLAKRAELQKRVDELQREVTNRSASSSSERAGSPTRSITPVQTFV from the exons ATGGAGAAGAGTGGAAGTATGGACAGTTTGGGCTCGAAGCAATCCTCTTCTCGACATCCGAGTGTTGATTCATTGTCCAG TTCTGAGCGTTCGGCCCAGGTTAAACCTTCCTCTGCCATGTTGTCTGAGACGGCCACCTCAGCGGAGTTCTCCCCAGAAATCAGG gtCAAGGCCAAAATTCATGCAAAG CAGGTTTTACGAGATTCTGATAAAGAGGAACCACAGTTGCTTCCAAATGAAGTTGTGCAAGATATGG CACAAGACATCACCTATTTCTGTCCTTTCACCGGAGCAGTACGTGGAATACTGACCGTTAGCAACTATAGGCTCTTCTTCAAATGCATGGACAGG GAGCCTTCTTTTGTGCTTGATCTGCCTCTTGGGGTTGTGAGTCGGGTGGAGAAGATTGGCAGTGCGTCAAGCCGCGGCGATGTGTCCTATGGCCTTGTCTGCAAG GATATGCGCAATCTGCGATTTGCTCACAAACAATTGGACGACACTCTGAGGAAGTCCATTTTCGAAGTGTTGATGAAATTCGCATTTCCTGTCTCCAATGGACTG CAAATATTTGCCTTTCAATACGGACAAGTGtttcctgaaaatggatggaaggtGTACGATGCAGTGTCGGAATACAAAAGACAG GGCATTCCCAATGAAAGTTGGAGGATTACAAAGGTCAACGATCACTACGAACTGTGTGACACCTACCCGTCAACGATGGCTGTTCCGGTCAACATTCCAGATGAGGAGCTGAAGAGAATAGCCGCCTTTCGGGCAAAGGGAAGGATACCT GTGCTGTCCTGGATCCATCCAGAGAGCCAGGCAACGGTGACACGTTGCAGCCAGCCTATGGTTGGAGTGAACGGGAAACGGAGCAAAGAGGATGAAAAATACCTGCAGGCAATCATGGATGCCAACGCACAGTCGCATAAGCTCTTCATTTTTGATGCTAGACCGAGTGTGAATGCCGCTGCTAACAAG ATGAAAGGTGGTGGATATGAAAGTGAGGACGCTTATCAAAATGCTGAGTTGGTGTTCTTGGATATTCACAACATCCATGTGATGAGAGAGTCACTCCGCAAGCTGAAGGATATTGTCTACCCCAACATTGAGGATTCGCACTGGCTTTCAAATCTGGAGTCCACTCACTGGCTTGAGCACATCAAG TTGATCCTGGCAGGAGCACTGCGCATCGCAGACAAGGTGGAGTCCGGCAAAACGTCGGTGGTGGTGCACTGCAGCGACGGCTGGGACCGCACGGCGCAGCTCACCTCGCTGGCCATGCTCATGCTGGACGCTCACTACCGAACCATTCGCGGATTCCAGGTGCTGCTGGAGAAAGAATGGCTGAGCTTTGGCCACCGTTTCCAGCTG CGTATCGGCCATGGCGATAAGAACCACACGGACGCGGATCGCTCCCCcgtttttattcagtttgtcGACTGTGTGTGGCAGTTGACTCGTCAG TTTCCTGCAGCTTTTGAGTTCAATGAATACTTCCTGGTGACCATCTTGGAACATCTGTACAGCTGCTTGTTCGGGACATTCCTGTGTAATAGCGAACAGCAGAGACTGAAGGAA GAGATTCCAAAGAGGACAGTGTCCTTGTGGTCGTACATCAACAGCCAGCTGGAGGAGTTCACCAATCCTTTGTACGTCAACTTCTCCAATCATGTGCTGTTCCCTGTTGTCAGTTTACGCCACCTAGAGCTCTGGGTGGGCTACTATATACGTTGGAACCCTCGTATGAGGCCTCAG GAACCTGTTCATCAGCGCCACAAGGAGCTGCTAGCAAAGCGCGCCGAGCTGCAGAAGAGAGTGGACGAGCTGCAGCGAGAAGTGACTAATCGCTCGGCGTCCTCTTCTTCGGAGCGGGCGGGCTCGCCAACGCGGTCCATCACCCCAGTACAGACCTTTGTTTGA
- the cwc15 gene encoding protein CWC15 homolog, translated as MTTAARPTFEPARGGRGKGEGDLSALSKQYSSRDLPGHTKIKYRQPTQDAPEEVRARDFRRELEERERVAVREKTRERGPREHTTSSSSSSSSSKRPRLDQIPAANLDADDPLTEDDDDDNSEDDSDDDDTAALLAELEKIKKERAEEQERRDREQKAEEERIRMENILSGNPLINLAGQQQQQQQQQQQQQQQQQIAQAQNTFKVKRRWDDDVVFKNCAKGLDKARKEKRFINDTLRSEFHKKFMEKYVK; from the exons ATGACTACTGCTGCAAGACCAACATTTGAACCCGCCAGAGGAGGGCGAGGAAAAGGAGAAGGAGATTTGAGTGCACTGTCAAAGCAATATTCAAGTCGAGATCTTCCCGGTCACACAAAGATCAAGTATAG GCAGCCAACTCAGGATGCCCCTGAGGAGGTGCGTGCCCGTGACTTCCGCAGGGAGTTGGAGGAGAGGGAGCGTGTAGCTGTGCGTGAAAAGACAAGAGAGAGGGGACCAAGAG AGCACACCACatcctcttcttcatcctcctcatcttcaaaGAGACCCAGACTGGATCAAATTCCAGCAGCTAATCTCGATGCGGACGATCCCCTTACCGAG gatgacgacgatgacaaCTCTGAGGACGATAGCGATGATGATGACACCGCAGCACTTCTCGCAGAACTGGAGAAGATTAAGAAAGAGCGAGCTGAAGAACAAGAACGCAGG GACCGGGAGCAAAAAGCAGAGGAGGAGAGGATCCGAATGGAGAATATATTAAGTGGCAATCCATTGATTAATTTGGcaggacagcagcagcagcagcaacaacaacaacaacagcagcagcaacaacaacaaatcgcTCAGGCTCAGAACACATTCAAGGTCAAGAGAAG GTGGGATGATGATGTGGTGTTTAAGAACTGCGCAAAAGGATTGGACAAAGCACGCAAAGAGAAACGCTTCATCAATGATACGCTGCGCTCTGAGTTTCACAAGAAGTTTATGGAAAAATATGTCAAGTAG
- the LOC125982230 gene encoding uncharacterized protein, whose product MPSRNHLDKIGRKKKKKWTEEAMEHALIEVKSGRCTVRKAAKEFGVPKSSLGDRVSGRVTPGSRSGPAQLITSSDEELLVEFSLYMSKHGFPLTKQQLVSFASSIYKRQHRRVAFSKLGQTWWLNFRRRQEKNITIQPADSIIRGRMVHVRKETLDHFFHLLSSVVEAHALGDKPHRIWNCNEMGFQLARKRAVLSKAASLDCKSTPGSKDYISVLACFNAAGKDIPPFIVYSKSYPGGVCYKTQGPSNALYGWSDSGCVTSELFKKWFLRHFLPYAPKERPLLIIFDGHKSPVNLEVVEAARKEGVVLVCLPPHCSHILQPLDAGLFPLVKRRFAALLDQMHPTNATLFTVSKKDFSGVFKEAYQVAKEDEGIRIVQESFRKCGIYPVSHFQCNGNLLMTSSHNVDPEASGEHVGGLAAAGH is encoded by the coding sequence ATGCCTTCAAGAAATCATCTTGACAAAATtggaaggaagaagaaaaagaaatggacaGAGGAAGCCATGGAGCATGCACTGATCGAGGTCAAGTCAGGGAGGTGCACTGTGAGAAAGGCAGCCAAGGAGTTTGGAGTCCCCAAATCCTCGCTTGGGGACCGGGTCAGTGGACGGGTGACACCAGGGAGTCGTAGTGGGCCTGCTCAGCTTATAACATCTTCTGACGAGGAACTGTTGGTGGAGTTCTCTTTATACATGTCCAAGCACGGATTCCCGCTCACGAAGCAGCAGCTGGTATCATTTGCGTCTTCCATTTACAAGCGTCAACACAGAAGGGTGGCCTTTTCGAAATTGGGTCAAACCTGGTGGCTCAACTTTAGGAGGCGTCAAGAAAAGAATATTACCATTCAGCCAGCAGACAGTATTATCCGAGGTCGAATGGTTCATGTGAGGAAGGAAACATTGGATCATTTTTTTCACCTCCTGAGCTCTGTGGTGGAAGCTCACGCGCTTGGGGACAAGCCTCACCGCATCTGGAATTGCAACGAAATGGGTTTTCAGCTGGCTCGGAAGAGGGCGGTTCTCTCCAAAGCTGCCAGTTTAGATTGCAAGTCAACTCCGGGCTCCAAGGACTACATCTCAGTCCTGGCTTGCTTCAACGCAGCAGGGAAGGATATCCCTCCATTTATCGTCTACTCCAAATCCTACCCAGGAGGCGTGTGTTACAAGACGCAAGGACCGTCAAATGCCCTCTACGGGTGGTCGGATTCGGGATGCGTCACTTCGGAACTTTTCAAGAAGTGGTTCCTCAGACACTTCTTGCCGTATGCTCCTAAAGAGCGGCCTCTGCTGATCATTTTCGATGGCCACAAGTCACCCGTGAACCTGGAAGTGGTGGAGGCTGCCCGTAAGGAAGGCGTCGTCCTTGTGTGCCTGCCACCTCATTGCTCTCACATTCTGCAGCCGCTCGACGCGGGCCTATTTCCGCTCGTCAAGCGGCGGTTCGCCGCGCTCTTAGATCAGATGCACCCCACGAATGCGACTCTCTTTACAGTCAGCAAGAAAGACTTTTCGGGCGTGTTCAAAGAGGCGTATCAGGTGGCTAAAGAGGACGAGGGTATCAGGATAGTTCAGGAAAGTTTTAGGAAGTGCGGCATATACCCTGTGAGCCACTTTCAATGTAATGGCAACcttttgatgacatcatcgcaCAACGTGGACCCTGAAGCATCAGGAGAGCATGTTGGAGGTCTTGCTGCGGCTGGACATTGA
- the plp1b gene encoding proteolipid protein 1b isoform X2, which yields MGCYDCCIRCLGAVPYPSLVATLLCYAGMALFCGCGHEALTQTEVLVETYFARNEQDFEIVADFVEYFQYVIYGLASFFFLYGILLLAEGFYTTSAVKQTFGEFRSTHCGRCLSLTFIIVTYILAFIWLAVFAFTAIPVYFLFNMEQTCHDINILAETTPSINQHGWICMDARQYGLLPWNAVPGKTCGMTLASICKTSEFHLTYDLYIAAFAGAGITLLALILFLVATTYNYAVLRFLGRKGVR from the exons ATGG GTTGTTATGATTGCTGTATCCGGTGCTTGGGGGCAGTGCCCTACCCATCTCTGGTGGCCACCTTGCTGTGCTATGCAGGCATGGCTCTGTTTTGTGGCTGCGGGCACGAAGCCTTAACCCAGACCGAAGTCCTGGTTGAGACTTACTTCGCCCGCAATGAGCAGGACTTTGAGATCGTGGCTGACTT TGTGGAATACTTCCAGTATGTCATCTATGGCCTGGCCTCATTTTTCTTCCTCTATGGTATCCTGCTGCTGGCTGAAGGCTTCTACACGACAAGCGCAGTCAAGCAGACCTTCGGGGAATTTAGGAGCACCCACTGTGGGCGATGCCTCAGCCTGACG TTTATCATTGTGACGTATATCTTGGCCTTCATCTGGCTGGCAGTGTTTGCCTTCACTGCTATTCCGGTCTACTTCTTGTTCAACATGGAGCAGACCTGCCACGACATCAACATCCTGGCTGAAACAACCCCCAGCATAAATCAGCATGGCTGGATTTGCATGGACGCCAGGCAATATG GGCTGCTTCCTTGGAATGCGGTGCCGGGCAAGACTTGCGGAATGACCTTGGCATCTATTTGCAAGACGAGCGAA TTTCACCTCACCTATGACCTGTATATTGCTGCATTTGCTGGTGCTGGAATCACCCTCTTAGCATTG ATTCTCTTTTTGGTTGCAACCACCTATAATTATGCAGTCTTGCGGTTCCTGGGCAGGAAAGGCGTACGCTAA
- the plp1b gene encoding proteolipid protein 1b isoform X1, with translation MFPVRQPWLCKALGCYDCCIRCLGAVPYPSLVATLLCYAGMALFCGCGHEALTQTEVLVETYFARNEQDFEIVADFVEYFQYVIYGLASFFFLYGILLLAEGFYTTSAVKQTFGEFRSTHCGRCLSLTFIIVTYILAFIWLAVFAFTAIPVYFLFNMEQTCHDINILAETTPSINQHGWICMDARQYGLLPWNAVPGKTCGMTLASICKTSEFHLTYDLYIAAFAGAGITLLALILFLVATTYNYAVLRFLGRKGVR, from the exons ATGTTTCCGGTCAGACAGCCTTGGCTTTGCAAAGCCTTAG GTTGTTATGATTGCTGTATCCGGTGCTTGGGGGCAGTGCCCTACCCATCTCTGGTGGCCACCTTGCTGTGCTATGCAGGCATGGCTCTGTTTTGTGGCTGCGGGCACGAAGCCTTAACCCAGACCGAAGTCCTGGTTGAGACTTACTTCGCCCGCAATGAGCAGGACTTTGAGATCGTGGCTGACTT TGTGGAATACTTCCAGTATGTCATCTATGGCCTGGCCTCATTTTTCTTCCTCTATGGTATCCTGCTGCTGGCTGAAGGCTTCTACACGACAAGCGCAGTCAAGCAGACCTTCGGGGAATTTAGGAGCACCCACTGTGGGCGATGCCTCAGCCTGACG TTTATCATTGTGACGTATATCTTGGCCTTCATCTGGCTGGCAGTGTTTGCCTTCACTGCTATTCCGGTCTACTTCTTGTTCAACATGGAGCAGACCTGCCACGACATCAACATCCTGGCTGAAACAACCCCCAGCATAAATCAGCATGGCTGGATTTGCATGGACGCCAGGCAATATG GGCTGCTTCCTTGGAATGCGGTGCCGGGCAAGACTTGCGGAATGACCTTGGCATCTATTTGCAAGACGAGCGAA TTTCACCTCACCTATGACCTGTATATTGCTGCATTTGCTGGTGCTGGAATCACCCTCTTAGCATTG ATTCTCTTTTTGGTTGCAACCACCTATAATTATGCAGTCTTGCGGTTCCTGGGCAGGAAAGGCGTACGCTAA